In Desulfomicrobium escambiense DSM 10707, one genomic interval encodes:
- a CDS encoding acetate--CoA ligase family protein yields MKPSQLGFEQSRILLDAYGIPVLGRMVRSREQAVRTARELGFPVAMKTVSSEIIHKTDLGCVLLNLPEQSAVETGYDRLMENVRAAGVDAIDGILIQPMVKAGQEILIGATQDPSFGPMTMIGSGGRFVELFADVAPGIGILEEKDVRAMLGRTMAGKILDGFRGPALDKAAVIRLAMSVSRFMAEHPEIHELDLNPVIVYEKGFAIVDARLIAGEPVHYPSRTDISPGTMASLQTIFNPASIVIYGASNTGTVGGIVLKNLRRLGKVYPINPRTDMLQGMRCYPNLESLPEVPEVAVFVVNSETVVLEFEKFCQAGGKGAIIISDGFAESGRRELENRLRDLSQQYGVSYIGPNCLGVIDNFSGLNTMFIPPHRTGIIREPGGIGIISQSGGIGMELMEMLDADRVGVGKWVSCGNSSSVGVPEILAHMGQDPRIDVVAIYLEGLSEGLKLMEIGRQVAAEKPVVIIKGGSGGGKEATMSHTASLAGSHEAFRACCSQAGFYLIEELTEDPKIMVNVLSILTTQPRPKGKRTAVVSVGGGAAVLLADQITAEGMELAQFAPETRRRLQDLLRENIKAASPDDLEQMLINVGNNPLDLLGNCDDRRLMRALEIIAEDPNTDVIMAAIYLQVPYLSEYLPERLVEFRRTIGKPFIVSPRGLSTHVARFREYLYAKRFHTYTVPMIKPLSMALDIWQRYDRNFMSEAELREE; encoded by the coding sequence ATGAAACCATCCCAGCTCGGATTCGAACAAAGCCGGATTCTTCTGGACGCCTACGGCATCCCCGTCCTGGGACGCATGGTCCGCAGCCGGGAGCAGGCCGTGCGCACGGCGCGGGAACTCGGTTTTCCCGTGGCCATGAAGACAGTCTCCAGCGAAATCATCCACAAGACGGACTTGGGCTGCGTGCTGCTGAACCTTCCCGAGCAGAGCGCCGTGGAGACCGGCTACGACCGGCTCATGGAGAATGTCCGCGCAGCGGGTGTCGACGCCATCGACGGCATTCTGATCCAGCCCATGGTCAAGGCAGGCCAGGAAATCCTCATCGGGGCCACCCAGGACCCGAGCTTCGGCCCCATGACCATGATCGGCTCGGGCGGACGCTTCGTGGAACTCTTCGCGGACGTGGCTCCGGGCATCGGCATCCTCGAAGAAAAGGATGTCCGCGCCATGCTGGGCAGGACCATGGCCGGGAAAATTCTGGACGGCTTCCGCGGACCGGCCCTGGACAAGGCCGCCGTCATCCGCCTGGCCATGAGCGTCTCGCGCTTCATGGCCGAGCACCCCGAGATCCACGAACTCGACCTCAACCCGGTCATCGTCTACGAAAAGGGTTTCGCCATCGTCGACGCCCGCCTCATCGCCGGCGAACCCGTCCACTACCCCAGCCGGACCGACATCTCCCCGGGAACCATGGCCAGCCTGCAGACCATCTTCAACCCAGCCTCCATCGTCATCTACGGAGCCTCCAACACCGGCACCGTGGGCGGCATCGTGCTCAAGAACCTGCGCCGCCTGGGCAAGGTCTACCCCATCAACCCGCGCACGGACATGCTGCAGGGCATGCGCTGCTACCCAAACCTGGAGAGCCTGCCGGAGGTGCCGGAGGTGGCCGTGTTCGTCGTCAACTCCGAGACCGTGGTGCTGGAGTTCGAAAAATTCTGCCAAGCTGGGGGCAAGGGCGCCATCATCATCAGCGACGGCTTTGCCGAGTCCGGCCGGCGGGAGCTGGAAAACCGCCTGCGGGACCTGAGCCAGCAGTACGGCGTGAGCTACATCGGCCCCAACTGCCTGGGCGTCATCGACAATTTCTCCGGGCTCAACACCATGTTCATCCCGCCGCATCGCACAGGCATCATCCGCGAACCCGGCGGCATCGGCATCATCTCCCAAAGCGGCGGCATCGGCATGGAGCTGATGGAGATGCTCGACGCCGACCGGGTGGGCGTGGGCAAGTGGGTCTCCTGCGGCAACTCCAGCAGCGTGGGCGTGCCGGAAATCCTGGCGCACATGGGCCAGGACCCGCGCATCGACGTCGTCGCCATCTACCTCGAAGGCCTGTCCGAAGGCCTCAAGCTCATGGAGATCGGCCGGCAGGTGGCGGCGGAAAAGCCCGTAGTCATCATCAAGGGCGGCTCCGGCGGCGGCAAGGAGGCGACCATGTCCCACACGGCCTCCCTGGCCGGCAGCCACGAAGCCTTCCGGGCCTGCTGCTCCCAGGCCGGGTTCTACCTTATCGAGGAACTGACCGAAGACCCCAAGATCATGGTCAACGTGCTGTCCATCCTGACCACCCAGCCCCGGCCCAAAGGCAAGCGCACGGCCGTGGTCAGCGTCGGCGGCGGCGCGGCCGTGCTCCTGGCGGACCAGATCACGGCCGAAGGCATGGAACTGGCCCAGTTCGCCCCCGAAACCCGGCGGCGCCTGCAGGACCTGCTGCGCGAGAACATCAAGGCCGCCAGTCCCGACGATCTGGAACAGATGCTGATCAACGTCGGCAACAACCCGCTGGACCTCCTCGGCAACTGCGACGACCGGCGGCTCATGCGCGCCCTGGAGATCATCGCCGAGGACCCGAACACCGACGTCATCATGGCCGCCATCTACCTGCAGGTGCCCTACCTGTCCGAGTACCTGCCCGAACGGCTGGTGGAATTCAGGCGCACCATCGGCAAGCCCTTCATCGTCTCCCCGCGCGGCCTGTCCACCCATGTCGCGAGATTCAGGGAATACCTCTATGCCAAGCGCTTCCACACCTACACGGTGCCCATGATCAAGCCCCTGAGCATGGCTCTGGACATCTGGCAGCGCTATGATCGCAACTTCATGAGCGAGGCGGAACTCAGAGAGGAGTGA
- the gdhA gene encoding NADP-specific glutamate dehydrogenase, with the protein MEILELVKRRDPGEVEFHQAVSEVMESIAPALERNPEYRRAGIVERMVEPERVVIFRVPWMDDQGEVHVNRGFRIQMNSAIGPYKGGIRFHPSVNLGILKFLAFEQVFKNSLTTLPMGGGKGGADFDPKGKSDAEVQRFCQSFMLELFRHIGPNTDVPAGDIGVGAREIGFMFGMYKKLCNEFTGVLTGKGASWGGSLVRPEATGYGAVYFAAEMLGAKGKTLEGTRSLISGSGNVAQFTMEKLLQMGSTPITFSDSSGYIYDEAGITTEKLAFIKHLKNVRRGRVKEYADAYPEAVYTPVDFGLGYNPLWSHKADCAFPCATQNEIRGTDAQHMVDGGVRAVAEGANMPTNHDGVRILQDNGVLFGPGKAANAGGVSVSGLEMTQNSMRLKWTREEVDDRLKLIMKTIHKVCMDTAEAYGKPFNYVAGANIAGFVKVADAMLDQGVV; encoded by the coding sequence ATGGAGATTCTGGAACTGGTCAAGCGTCGGGATCCGGGCGAAGTCGAATTTCATCAGGCCGTGAGCGAAGTCATGGAATCCATTGCGCCGGCTCTGGAGCGCAATCCCGAATACCGGCGCGCGGGGATCGTGGAGCGCATGGTCGAGCCGGAGCGGGTCGTCATCTTCAGGGTCCCGTGGATGGACGATCAGGGCGAAGTCCACGTCAACCGCGGGTTCCGGATTCAGATGAACAGCGCCATCGGACCCTACAAGGGCGGCATCCGCTTCCATCCGTCCGTGAACCTCGGCATCCTCAAGTTCCTGGCCTTCGAGCAGGTCTTCAAGAATTCCCTGACCACCCTGCCCATGGGCGGGGGCAAGGGCGGGGCGGACTTCGACCCCAAGGGCAAGTCCGACGCCGAGGTGCAGCGCTTCTGCCAGAGCTTCATGCTCGAACTCTTTCGTCACATTGGCCCCAACACCGACGTGCCAGCCGGCGACATAGGCGTGGGCGCGCGCGAAATCGGCTTCATGTTCGGCATGTACAAGAAGCTCTGCAACGAATTTACGGGCGTGCTGACGGGCAAGGGCGCATCCTGGGGCGGCAGCCTCGTCCGGCCCGAGGCCACGGGCTACGGCGCGGTCTATTTCGCCGCCGAGATGCTCGGGGCCAAGGGGAAGACCCTCGAAGGCACGCGCAGCCTGATCTCCGGTTCGGGCAACGTGGCCCAGTTCACCATGGAGAAGCTCCTGCAGATGGGCAGCACGCCGATCACCTTTTCGGATTCGTCCGGGTACATCTATGACGAGGCCGGCATCACCACGGAAAAGCTGGCCTTCATCAAGCATCTGAAGAATGTCCGCCGGGGACGGGTCAAGGAGTATGCCGACGCCTATCCCGAGGCCGTTTACACGCCCGTGGATTTCGGCCTGGGTTACAATCCCCTGTGGTCCCACAAGGCGGACTGCGCCTTTCCCTGCGCCACGCAGAACGAAATACGCGGTACCGACGCCCAGCACATGGTCGACGGCGGGGTGCGGGCCGTGGCCGAGGGCGCGAACATGCCCACCAACCACGACGGCGTGCGCATCCTCCAGGACAACGGCGTGCTCTTCGGGCCGGGCAAGGCGGCCAATGCCGGCGGCGTCTCGGTTTCGGGCCTGGAGATGACCCAGAACAGCATGCGCCTCAAATGGACCAGGGAGGAAGTGGACGACCGCCTGAAGCTCATCATGAAGACCATCCACAAGGTTTGCATGGATACGGCCGAGGCCTACGGAAAGCCCTTCAACTACGTGGCCGGGGCCAACATCGCCGGTTTCGTCAAGGTGGCCGACGCCATGCTGGACCAAGGCGTGGTCTGA